From a single Pseudophryne corroboree isolate aPseCor3 chromosome 6, aPseCor3.hap2, whole genome shotgun sequence genomic region:
- the TUBB4A gene encoding tubulin beta-4A chain produces MREIVHLQAGQCGNQIGAKFWEVISDEHGIDPTGAYHGDSDLQLERINVYYNEASGGKYVPRAILVDLEPGTMDSVRSGPFGQIFRPDNFVFGQSGAGNNWAKGHYTEGAELVDSVMDVVRKESESCDCLQGFQLTHSLGGGTGSGMGTLLISKIREEYPDRIMNTFSVVPSPKVSDTVVEPYNATLSVHQLVENTDETYCIDNEALYDICFRTLKLTTPTYGDLNHLVSATMSGVTTCLRFPGQLNADLRKLAVNMVPFPRLHFFMPGFAPLTSRGSQQYRSLTVPELTQQMFDSKNMMAACDPRHGRYLTVAAIFRGRMSMKEVDEQMLNIQNKNSSYFVEWIPNNVKTAVCDIPPRGLKMAATFIGNSTAIQELFKRISEQFTAMFRRKAFLHWYTGEGMDEMEFTEAESNMNDLVSEYQQYQDATAEEGEFEEEGEEEEVA; encoded by the exons ATGAGGGAAATTGTGCACCTGCAGGCGGGACAGTGCGGCAACCAGATCGGGGCcaag TTCTGGGAAGTGATTAGTGACGAGCATGGAATCGATCCCACTGGGGCTTACCATGGAGACAGCGACTTGCAGTTGGAGAGAATTAACGTATACTATAATGAAGCCTCAG gtgggaaatatgttCCCAGGGCCATCCTCGTAGACTTGGAACCAGGCACCATGGACTCTGTACGTTCCGGACCCTTTGGACAGATCTTCAGGCCAGACAACTTTGTATTTG GTCAAAGTGGTGCTGGCAACAACTGGGCCAAAGGTCACTACACCGAAGGAGCAGAGTTGGTGGACTCTGTGATGGATGTGGTGAGGAAGGAGTCTGAGAGCTGTGACTGTCTGCAAGGGTTCCAGCTTACTCATTCCCTAGGTGGTGGTACTGGCTCTGGCATGGGCACTCTCCTCATCAGCAAGATCAGAGAAGAGTACCCCGATCGCATCATGAATACCTTCAGTGTGGTCCCCTCCCCCAAAGTTTCAGACACTGTGGTAGAACCATACAATGCCACACTCTCTGTACACCAACTGGTAGAAAACACAGATGAGACCTACTGCATAGACAATGAAGCTCTGTATGATATCTGCTTCCGCACACTCAAGTTGACCACTCCAACATATGGTGATCTTAACCACTTGGTCAGTGCAACCATGAGTGGAGTCACAACCTGTCTGCGCTTTCCAGGTCAGCTCAATGCTGATCTCCGAAAACTGGCAGTCAACATGGTCCCCTTCCCACGCCTTCACTTCTTCATGCCAGGCTTCGCTCCCTTGACCAGCCGCGGAAGCCAGCAGTATCGTTCTCTAACTGTTCCCGAGCTCACGCAGCAGATGTTCGACTCCAAAAACATGATGGCTGCCTGTGATCCAAGACATGGACGTTACTTGACGGTGGCGGCCATCTTTAGGGGTCGTATGTCTATGAAGGAAGTCGACGAGCAGATGCTGAATATCCAGAACAAGAACAGCAGCTACTTTGTGGAATGGATCCCAAACAACGTCAAGACCGCCGTGTGTGACATCCCACCACGGGgtctgaagatggcagcaacattcATTGGCAACAGCACTGCCATCCAAGAGCTGTTCAAGCGCATCTCTGAGCAGTTCACAGCCATGTTCCGCCGCAAGGCTTTCCTTCACTGGTACACAGGAGAAGGCATGGACGAGATGGAGTTCACAGAAGCAGAGAGCAACATGAACGACTTggtgtcagaataccaacagtacCAGGATGCCACAGCAGAAGAGGGAGAGTTTGAAGAAGAGGGCGAGGAGGAGGAAGTTGCCTAA